From Endozoicomonas sp. 8E, the proteins below share one genomic window:
- the ybeY gene encoding rRNA maturation RNase YbeY — protein MSADVHVDIQIASGSSEIPSQSDLHRWAAAAVGDHREEAEISLRIVDSEEGAELNRQWRRKNGPTNVLSFPSDLPEELNLPLLGDLVICTPVVEREAREQKKTLQAHWAHMMVHGTLHLLGYDHIEEDEAEAMESLETAILQSLGFPDPYQSEKSGSSS, from the coding sequence ATGTCTGCAGACGTCCATGTCGACATACAAATAGCCAGCGGGAGTTCCGAAATACCCTCGCAATCGGATCTGCACAGATGGGCAGCTGCAGCTGTTGGCGATCATCGCGAAGAAGCAGAAATCAGTCTGCGTATTGTTGACAGTGAGGAAGGTGCAGAACTCAACCGGCAATGGCGCCGGAAAAACGGCCCTACCAACGTTCTGTCTTTTCCCTCTGACCTGCCGGAAGAACTCAACCTGCCCCTTTTGGGCGATCTGGTTATCTGTACACCCGTGGTTGAGCGTGAGGCCAGGGAACAGAAAAAAACCCTTCAGGCACACTGGGCTCATATGATGGTTCATGGCACACTGCACTTGCTGGGTTATGACCATATCGAAGAAGACGAAGCCGAAGCGATGGAATCTCTTGAAACAGCGATTCTCCAAAGCCTCGGTTTTCCTGATCCGTACCAGTCTGAAAAGAGCGGATCATCATCATAG
- a CDS encoding RNA-guided endonuclease TnpB family protein, with protein sequence MLLAHKIELRPTKQQADYLDRACGSRRHAFNQLLAHFNQEGVKWSKKAANEKYQELRLEFPWYAEVSQRVTRNTIDDLHDAFTHFFRRVKKGEKAGYPRFKKRGLHDSFSLREKPKFDVDGRTLRIEKLKTRIKMRQEQRFTGTPCQVTISKRAGKYFASILVDTQDYDPKAQSRESVGVDFGIKGLAICSNGKTFAANQKLKGSLKRLNRKQRALSRKTKGSNRYVKAKRAVAKLHYRISNQRSAVLHEVSDYLTSRFKIITLENLNVKGMVKNRKLARAISDAGFGKLRELVEYKAELRGCQVVIADRFFPSSKKCAVHTCDYVNDNLTLSDREWRCPKCKTLHDRDYSASFNLDNYGLGDPVETRYSSTGSPRP encoded by the coding sequence ATGTTGTTAGCTCACAAGATTGAACTCAGACCGACAAAACAACAAGCCGATTATCTTGATAGGGCTTGTGGTTCTCGTCGTCATGCGTTCAATCAACTGTTAGCCCATTTCAATCAAGAAGGCGTTAAATGGTCAAAGAAGGCTGCCAATGAAAAATACCAAGAACTCAGGCTTGAGTTTCCCTGGTATGCCGAAGTCAGCCAACGTGTCACCAGGAACACAATCGACGATCTTCATGACGCCTTTACTCACTTCTTTCGTCGGGTGAAGAAAGGAGAAAAAGCAGGTTATCCAAGATTCAAGAAGCGAGGACTACACGACAGTTTTTCTCTCAGAGAAAAACCCAAGTTCGATGTTGATGGCAGAACACTTCGCATTGAGAAACTGAAAACCCGCATCAAGATGCGCCAAGAGCAGAGGTTCACAGGAACACCCTGTCAGGTGACGATCAGTAAGCGAGCCGGAAAGTATTTCGCTTCTATTTTGGTAGACACTCAGGATTACGACCCAAAAGCACAAAGCCGTGAGTCTGTAGGCGTTGATTTTGGCATCAAAGGTTTAGCTATTTGTTCGAATGGTAAAACCTTTGCTGCTAATCAGAAACTGAAAGGCTCTCTGAAACGCCTTAACAGGAAACAGAGGGCGTTAAGCCGCAAAACAAAGGGAAGCAACCGCTATGTGAAAGCCAAGCGAGCGGTTGCCAAACTACATTACCGGATAAGTAACCAGCGATCAGCCGTACTACATGAGGTAAGTGATTATCTGACGTCAAGATTCAAAATAATCACCCTCGAAAATCTGAATGTCAAAGGCATGGTAAAAAACCGCAAACTGGCAAGAGCAATCAGTGACGCAGGTTTCGGTAAGCTGAGAGAACTTGTTGAATACAAGGCAGAGCTGAGAGGATGCCAGGTTGTGATTGCAGATCGGTTCTTTCCCAGCTCGAAGAAGTGTGCGGTTCATACTTGCGACTACGTAAATGATAATCTTACTCTGTCTGATCGTGAGTGGCGGTGTCCAAAATGTAAAACTCTGCATGATAGGGATTACAGTGCGAGTTTTAACCTTGATAATTATGGACTAGGCGACCCCGTCGAGACACGTTACAGCTCGACGGGGTCGCCCAGACCCTAA
- the dapB gene encoding 4-hydroxy-tetrahydrodipicolinate reductase, with amino-acid sequence MSVLRIAVNGAKGKMGQTVVEFVQKHSRLELAASIDLGDDLAAEVKNNDADIVVDFTRPEIRMETVKNTLFSGASAVVGTTGFTPDDLESIRSWVRETGKGCFIAPNFIVGNVLMQQFARQAARYYEYAEIIEYHHQQKVDFPSGTAVKTAELMSEEREKFNIGTHDQVANIEGSRGGDYRGIKLHAVRMPGFVASQEVILGDTGQYLTIRHDSIERTSYMPGILMASEYIHDKAELVYGLEHIL; translated from the coding sequence ATGTCAGTTTTGAGAATCGCTGTGAACGGAGCCAAAGGCAAAATGGGACAGACAGTGGTTGAGTTTGTCCAAAAACACAGCCGTCTGGAACTGGCCGCATCCATCGACCTGGGCGATGACCTGGCAGCGGAAGTGAAAAACAACGACGCCGATATTGTCGTTGACTTTACCCGTCCGGAAATTCGTATGGAAACTGTAAAGAACACTCTGTTCTCTGGTGCTTCAGCGGTAGTCGGTACCACCGGCTTTACACCTGATGACCTGGAGAGCATTCGGAGCTGGGTCAGGGAAACCGGCAAAGGCTGCTTTATTGCACCTAATTTCATCGTGGGTAACGTGCTGATGCAGCAGTTTGCCAGGCAGGCCGCCCGTTATTATGAATACGCCGAAATCATTGAGTACCATCACCAGCAAAAAGTGGACTTCCCATCGGGTACCGCAGTAAAAACAGCCGAACTGATGAGCGAAGAGCGCGAGAAGTTCAATATTGGTACCCATGACCAGGTCGCCAACATTGAAGGCTCGCGGGGTGGTGATTACAGGGGAATAAAGCTGCACGCAGTCCGTATGCCAGGCTTTGTAGCCTCTCAGGAAGTGATTCTGGGCGACACTGGTCAGTACCTGACCATCCGTCATGATTCCATCGAACGAACAAGCTACATGCCGGGTATTCTTATGGCCAGTGAGTACATTCACGACAAGGCTGAACTGGTATACGGGCTGGAACATATTCTCTGA
- a CDS encoding IS607 family transposase — protein MGEAARLLGTEPVTLRKWESTGELLPARKTKGGTRYYDVSEFIGYSNEAAPTLCYCRVSGHDQKPDLDRQQELLEACCSAKGWRTQVIRKNA, from the coding sequence ATAGGTGAGGCAGCTCGTCTACTTGGTACAGAACCAGTAACACTTCGAAAATGGGAAAGTACAGGTGAGCTGCTTCCTGCCAGAAAGACCAAAGGTGGAACTCGTTACTACGACGTGTCTGAATTCATAGGCTACAGTAACGAAGCTGCGCCTACGCTTTGCTATTGCAGAGTATCCGGTCACGACCAAAAGCCGGACTTAGACAGGCAGCAAGAGTTACTGGAAGCCTGCTGTTCTGCAAAAGGTTGGCGAACTCAGGTTATACGAAAAAATGCTTGA
- a CDS encoding class II fumarate hydratase — protein sequence MYSSAERPSGVRIERDSLGEVTVPRDALYGAQTQRAVENFPVSGQPLPHSFIEAIIRIKKAAARTNQSLELLAEENALAIIEAADTLIEGKYADQFPIDVYQTGSGTSSNMNVNEVISNLVNRTSGLKISPNDHVNMGQSSNDVIPSAIHVSSALLIHNHLLPALNHLLEVMKKRRVELENTVKTGRTHMMDAMPVTFGQEISGWIALINNDRQRIRQTLDRLYQITLGGTAVGTGTNTHHDFATKVSQQLSQDTGLLFKPANNFFAAQSLPATALELSSDLRSVAVSLMKIANDLRLMNSGPLAGLGEIELPTLQPGSSIMPGKVNPVISESVTMAAAQIMGLDSAIAIAAQSGNFQLNVMLPLIANNLINSITLATNSSLILADKAIADFTVREAHIKETLRRNPVLVTALNPLIGYMKAAEIAKQAYREKRPVIEVAKEKTGMSEEALKKILDPGRATKGGIVK from the coding sequence ATGTACAGCTCTGCAGAACGCCCATCCGGGGTGCGAATTGAACGCGATAGCCTGGGAGAAGTGACTGTTCCCAGGGACGCCCTCTACGGTGCCCAGACCCAGCGGGCAGTTGAGAATTTTCCTGTTAGTGGGCAGCCATTGCCTCATTCTTTCATAGAAGCCATTATCCGCATCAAAAAAGCCGCAGCCCGAACCAATCAATCACTTGAGTTACTGGCTGAAGAAAATGCTCTGGCCATTATCGAAGCTGCAGACACTCTTATTGAAGGAAAATATGCGGATCAGTTTCCTATCGATGTCTACCAGACCGGGTCCGGAACAAGCAGTAATATGAACGTGAACGAAGTGATCAGTAATCTGGTCAATCGTACTTCAGGATTAAAAATCTCACCCAATGATCACGTCAATATGGGACAAAGCAGTAACGACGTCATTCCTTCTGCTATTCATGTATCGTCTGCCTTGTTGATTCATAATCACCTGCTGCCCGCTTTGAATCATCTTCTGGAGGTGATGAAAAAGCGTCGGGTAGAGCTTGAGAATACCGTAAAAACGGGTAGAACCCATATGATGGACGCCATGCCCGTCACTTTTGGTCAGGAAATCAGTGGCTGGATAGCGCTGATCAATAATGACCGGCAGCGAATCAGGCAAACCCTCGACCGTCTCTATCAAATCACCCTCGGTGGCACCGCTGTTGGAACCGGTACCAACACTCATCACGACTTTGCAACAAAAGTCAGTCAACAACTGAGTCAGGATACCGGTTTGCTTTTCAAACCTGCCAATAACTTCTTCGCTGCCCAGAGCCTGCCGGCGACAGCACTTGAACTGTCCTCCGACCTTCGCAGTGTGGCGGTGTCACTGATGAAGATCGCCAATGATCTGCGCCTGATGAACAGTGGACCTTTGGCGGGATTAGGTGAAATTGAACTGCCTACTCTGCAGCCTGGCTCCAGTATTATGCCGGGTAAGGTGAATCCGGTTATCTCCGAATCGGTTACCATGGCGGCCGCCCAAATCATGGGTCTGGATTCAGCCATCGCGATTGCCGCCCAGTCTGGCAATTTTCAGCTCAATGTCATGCTGCCGCTGATCGCCAACAACCTGATCAATAGCATTACCCTGGCCACCAATAGCAGCCTGATTCTCGCTGACAAGGCTATAGCCGACTTTACTGTCAGGGAAGCTCATATCAAGGAAACACTGAGGCGTAATCCGGTACTGGTGACAGCCCTGAACCCGTTGATTGGTTACATGAAGGCAGCAGAAATTGCCAAGCAGGCTTATCGTGAGAAACGTCCGGTCATCGAAGTTGCTAAAGAAAAAACCGGCATGTCGGAAGAGGCATTGAAGAAGATTCTGGACCCTGGACGGGCCACCAAAGGCGGTATTGTCAAATAG
- a CDS encoding HlyC/CorC family transporter, with protein sequence MNDDTAPGDSPAPTWKDKLTALFAQDPQNRSELMTLLNDAGLRGIIDDEALSIIEGAVQVADMQVREIMIPRSQMVCVDEDQEPRDFLSKVIESAHSRFPVIGDTKDEIIGILLAKDLLPLILQNGKFNIKDHLRPATFIPESKRLNVLLKEFRTNRNHMAIVIDEFGGVAGLVTIEDVLEQIVGDIEDEHDVEEDSFIKPVEEQTRTFIVKALTPIEDFNEHFESSFSDEEFDTIGGIVLQEFGHMPKRNEFVEINGFRFDVLNSDGRRIRLLRVSAV encoded by the coding sequence ATGAACGACGACACTGCTCCGGGCGACTCGCCCGCCCCGACATGGAAAGACAAACTGACGGCTTTGTTCGCTCAGGACCCTCAGAACCGGAGTGAGTTAATGACTCTGCTCAATGATGCCGGACTCAGGGGCATTATTGACGATGAAGCTCTCAGTATTATTGAGGGCGCTGTTCAGGTGGCCGACATGCAGGTCAGGGAAATCATGATCCCACGCTCCCAGATGGTCTGCGTTGATGAAGACCAGGAGCCTCGGGACTTCCTGTCCAAGGTGATCGAATCAGCCCACTCCCGCTTTCCCGTCATCGGCGATACCAAAGACGAGATTATCGGCATTCTTCTGGCCAAGGATCTTCTTCCGCTGATTCTCCAGAATGGGAAATTCAATATCAAGGACCACCTTCGTCCTGCCACTTTCATTCCTGAAAGCAAACGTCTGAATGTGCTCCTGAAAGAGTTCCGAACCAACCGTAATCACATGGCCATAGTCATTGATGAATTTGGTGGTGTAGCCGGTCTGGTGACGATCGAAGACGTACTCGAACAGATTGTCGGGGACATAGAAGACGAGCACGATGTTGAAGAGGACAGCTTCATCAAACCGGTTGAGGAACAGACCCGTACTTTTATCGTCAAAGCCCTGACCCCCATAGAAGACTTCAACGAGCACTTTGAATCCAGCTTCAGCGACGAAGAGTTCGATACCATTGGCGGGATTGTCCTGCAGGAGTTCGGGCATATGCCCAAACGGAATGAGTTCGTGGAAATTAACGGTTTCCGATTTGATGTTCTGAATTCTGACGGCCGCCGAATTCGACTGTTGCGAGTTAGCGCCGTCTAG
- a CDS encoding PhoH family protein: protein MNTQIQATPTKSAGITCQFLLEPDDPRRFAELCGQFNQHLKQIEQRLGVDIRYRGNQFTIRGEDQNAQAASEILKRLYRETGKTEHLTAETVHLYLQESAVEWVHEARSDHLITLRTRKGTVTPRGENQQKYVRSILTHDINFGIGPAGTGKTYLAVAAAVQALEEEEIRRILLVRPAVEAGEKLGFLPGDLSQKIDPYLRPLYDALYEMLGFERVDKLIEKNVIEVAPLAYMRGRTLNNSYIILDEAQNTTPEQMKMFLTRIGFGSTAVITGDITQVDLPRGTRSGLAHAIDVLKGVDGIGFNWFNAKDVVRHPIVQRIVRAYDRFDQASQNKSVAGVQ from the coding sequence TTGAATACCCAGATCCAGGCAACACCGACAAAAAGTGCAGGTATAACCTGTCAATTTCTCCTCGAACCGGACGATCCCCGTCGATTCGCAGAACTTTGCGGACAATTCAATCAGCACCTGAAACAGATAGAACAGCGCCTTGGCGTTGATATCCGTTATCGTGGCAACCAGTTCACGATCAGGGGTGAGGATCAGAATGCCCAGGCTGCTTCAGAGATACTCAAGCGTCTCTACCGGGAGACCGGAAAAACAGAACACCTGACGGCTGAGACAGTGCACCTCTATCTTCAGGAATCAGCCGTTGAATGGGTCCACGAAGCCAGATCCGACCATCTGATCACTCTGCGTACCCGCAAGGGCACAGTCACTCCAAGAGGTGAAAACCAGCAGAAGTATGTTCGTTCCATTCTTACTCACGATATCAACTTTGGTATTGGCCCGGCTGGCACCGGTAAAACCTATCTGGCTGTTGCTGCTGCCGTCCAGGCTCTGGAAGAAGAGGAAATCCGTCGAATCCTGCTGGTAAGGCCCGCTGTGGAAGCCGGTGAAAAGCTGGGCTTTCTTCCGGGTGACCTGTCTCAAAAGATCGATCCTTATTTGCGTCCTCTCTACGATGCACTCTATGAAATGCTAGGCTTTGAGCGAGTCGACAAACTGATCGAGAAAAATGTGATCGAGGTTGCCCCCCTTGCTTACATGCGTGGCCGTACTCTTAACAACTCTTACATCATTCTTGATGAAGCCCAGAACACGACGCCGGAACAGATGAAAATGTTTCTGACCCGCATCGGTTTTGGCTCAACGGCCGTCATTACCGGTGACATTACCCAGGTCGACCTGCCCAGGGGTACACGTTCTGGCCTGGCTCATGCCATTGATGTTCTCAAAGGTGTCGACGGTATTGGCTTCAACTGGTTTAACGCCAAAGACGTTGTCCGTCACCCGATTGTCCAGAGAATTGTGCGGGCTTACGATCGCTTTGATCAGGCAAGTCAGAACAAGTCTGTTGCAGGGGTTCAGTAA
- a CDS encoding isopenicillin N synthase family dioxygenase has translation MDVKVVDYTATDAAQKFVESLRETGFAVLTNHPLSQDLVQSIYDNWLNFFNSSARQDFLFDPEKQDGYFPPEVSEVAKGHEKKDIKEYYHIYPWGRIPAELKSEITDYYEKASDLAAELLEWVESNAPSEVAEGFSEPLPHMIEDTPNTLLRVLHYPPFTGEEEPGAIRAAAHEDINLLTILPAASEPGLQVKLKDGSWVDVPSKFGYLIINTGDMLQEASGGYFPSTSHRVINPTGGKSEKSRMSLPLFLHPRSEVVLSERHTQRSYLVERLKELGVV, from the coding sequence ATGGACGTTAAAGTAGTTGATTATACGGCCACAGATGCAGCTCAAAAATTTGTTGAATCACTCCGCGAAACCGGCTTTGCGGTTTTAACCAATCACCCTTTGAGTCAGGATCTGGTTCAGTCAATTTACGATAACTGGTTGAACTTCTTTAATTCTTCCGCCAGACAGGATTTTCTGTTTGATCCTGAAAAGCAGGACGGCTATTTTCCACCTGAGGTTTCGGAAGTAGCCAAAGGGCATGAGAAGAAAGATATTAAAGAGTATTACCATATTTACCCCTGGGGCCGGATTCCTGCTGAACTGAAATCAGAAATTACAGATTATTATGAAAAAGCTTCTGATCTGGCGGCTGAGTTGCTGGAATGGGTTGAAAGTAATGCGCCCTCTGAAGTAGCTGAAGGCTTTTCCGAGCCGCTTCCTCATATGATTGAAGACACGCCAAATACATTACTCAGGGTACTTCACTATCCTCCGTTCACTGGAGAAGAAGAGCCGGGAGCCATTCGCGCTGCGGCTCATGAAGATATTAATCTGCTGACCATTCTGCCAGCGGCCAGTGAGCCAGGCTTGCAGGTCAAATTGAAAGATGGCAGCTGGGTCGATGTTCCTTCAAAGTTCGGCTACCTGATTATCAACACCGGGGATATGTTGCAGGAAGCTTCCGGAGGTTATTTCCCTTCCACCAGTCACAGGGTGATCAACCCGACTGGTGGTAAGAGTGAGAAGTCCAGAATGTCCCTGCCTCTGTTCTTGCATCCACGCAGTGAAGTGGTCTTGTCTGAGCGTCATACTCAGCGCAGTTACCTGGTGGAACGACTGAAAGAACTGGGCGTGGTTTAA
- the lnt gene encoding apolipoprotein N-acyltransferase gives MNKKTLYFGHLATLFAGSLFPLGFSPFNIWPVLIVATAAGFAYTRTETVKTTTVRGFLFGLGLFGTGTSWIYVSIHNFGAASVPLAGLLTALFVIMLAALMVMPLFYLYAKLRHRFNIQAPWQQALIFAGLWTLFEWVRSWLLTGFPWLLEGYSLLDTPVQSWAPVVGVFGLTLLMASTAALITATLVTDRAHRNPSLIALSISLVFWVASVPLGKLQWTSPVGEISFSAVQGNIPQLLKWEPGHVEETLNTFYRLSEDEWDQELIIWPENAIPLYYSQARSVLSQLNRKAAEHNSALVLGLPVDERSEGTASLFDEKYYNGIIAMGLGEGRYYKQKLVPFGEYVPFDSLLRGLISFFDLPMSAFSPGHSGQEKLRVPNAVMTTYICYEVVYPDFAARQAKDSGLLITISNDTWFGKSIGPEQHFQMARMRSLETGRYMIRATNDGISALINDKGQVVASIERFKPGVLRGTAEVMTGNTPFMLLGSWPVLFLSLIMIIVATLCARRSVTDSEKKASVVSYLK, from the coding sequence ATGAACAAAAAAACGCTCTACTTTGGTCACCTTGCCACACTGTTTGCTGGAAGTTTGTTTCCACTGGGCTTCAGTCCCTTTAACATCTGGCCTGTCCTGATCGTTGCTACGGCAGCAGGCTTTGCTTATACCCGTACAGAAACAGTAAAAACGACCACTGTCCGAGGCTTTCTGTTTGGACTGGGCCTTTTCGGTACAGGGACTTCATGGATTTATGTCAGCATCCATAATTTTGGTGCTGCCTCAGTCCCCCTGGCAGGTCTGCTAACTGCTCTGTTCGTTATTATGCTGGCTGCCCTGATGGTTATGCCGCTTTTCTATCTTTATGCAAAACTCAGGCATCGATTCAATATTCAGGCTCCCTGGCAACAAGCCTTGATTTTCGCCGGATTATGGACACTGTTTGAATGGGTCCGTAGCTGGCTACTCACTGGCTTCCCTTGGCTTCTTGAGGGTTACTCACTGCTCGACACGCCTGTTCAATCCTGGGCACCTGTCGTAGGTGTTTTTGGATTGACTCTGCTCATGGCTTCGACTGCAGCCCTGATTACTGCAACACTGGTCACTGATAGAGCCCATCGGAACCCATCTTTGATCGCCCTGTCAATCTCCTTGGTGTTCTGGGTTGCATCGGTTCCACTGGGTAAATTACAGTGGACTAGCCCCGTGGGAGAAATCAGCTTCAGTGCTGTTCAGGGGAATATCCCCCAGCTCCTGAAGTGGGAACCCGGCCATGTTGAGGAAACACTGAATACTTTCTATAGACTTTCTGAAGACGAGTGGGATCAGGAGCTGATCATCTGGCCTGAAAATGCCATACCTCTTTACTACAGTCAGGCCAGATCAGTGCTCAGTCAGCTCAATCGAAAAGCAGCTGAACACAACAGCGCCCTGGTTCTCGGCTTGCCTGTTGATGAGCGATCTGAGGGCACAGCATCTCTGTTCGACGAAAAATATTACAACGGCATAATCGCCATGGGTCTGGGAGAAGGTCGCTATTACAAGCAAAAGCTGGTTCCCTTTGGGGAGTACGTTCCTTTCGATTCACTCCTGCGCGGGCTGATCAGCTTTTTTGACCTGCCTATGTCAGCATTCAGCCCGGGGCATAGTGGTCAGGAAAAACTGCGAGTCCCCAACGCTGTAATGACCACTTATATTTGTTATGAAGTGGTTTACCCTGACTTTGCTGCCCGGCAGGCAAAAGACAGTGGGTTGTTAATAACCATCAGTAATGACACCTGGTTTGGCAAGTCCATTGGCCCCGAGCAACATTTCCAGATGGCCCGTATGCGCTCACTGGAGACCGGTCGATACATGATTCGCGCGACCAATGACGGTATCAGCGCCCTGATAAACGATAAAGGTCAGGTGGTTGCAAGCATCGAACGTTTCAAACCCGGAGTACTGAGAGGTACCGCTGAAGTCATGACAGGCAATACCCCTTTCATGCTACTGGGGTCCTGGCCCGTTTTATTCCTGAGTTTGATAATGATTATTGTGGCGACTCTCTGTGCAAGAAGATCTGTCACTGATTCAGAGAAGAAAGCATCGGTTGTCTCTTATCTGAAGTGA
- a CDS encoding YdcF family protein → MIFKTTMGWLAWLALIFLYLLSVAPIAHLLARGLEIYPPVNGSLCKKADAMVLLGGGRPRNSAELEGYQPTPLSLERIRYTALLYRECEVPILATGGGKRPESEMMARVLKNDYNVDVSWIETQSMTTRQNAQNSKKLLGNKLPDKVQTTVVLITHAWHMPLLKI, encoded by the coding sequence ATGATCTTTAAAACAACAATGGGCTGGCTGGCGTGGTTGGCCCTGATTTTTCTCTATCTGCTTTCGGTTGCCCCTATTGCCCATCTTCTGGCCAGGGGGCTGGAAATATATCCTCCTGTTAATGGGAGTCTTTGTAAAAAAGCCGATGCCATGGTGCTGCTGGGAGGGGGAAGGCCGAGAAACTCTGCTGAACTGGAGGGTTATCAGCCGACCCCTCTGTCACTTGAGCGTATTCGTTATACCGCTTTGTTGTACCGGGAGTGTGAAGTCCCCATTCTGGCCACTGGAGGTGGGAAGCGACCTGAGTCGGAAATGATGGCCAGAGTTCTGAAGAATGACTATAACGTTGATGTATCATGGATAGAAACTCAGAGCATGACAACCCGGCAAAACGCCCAAAACAGTAAAAAACTGCTGGGTAATAAGCTGCCAGATAAAGTGCAGACAACTGTTGTCCTGATTACTCACGCCTGGCATATGCCGCTACTAAAAATCTAA